In Sparus aurata chromosome 24, fSpaAur1.1, whole genome shotgun sequence, the genomic stretch agtttatattttatttcctttaagGTAACAACACTTATTGCATTAGTGGATTCTGTGATTTGTGGTTTAattctgcttcctgtctgttcaTCAGGCGACTGTCTGTCTGCTCCCAAATGCACCAAAGAAGCTGAACCCGAGAAAAGAAGCTGTTTCAGTCGAGAACGCGTcaacgtaaacacacacacacacacacacacacacacacacacgcacattcacacacaaacacaaatcaacagGCCATTACGCAAAAAAGTATCTGCAATGGATGTGTGCACAAAGAGTGTTTTCTGTACAGGAAGTAAAACAAAGTTCACATGTAAATGTGTGACtttctgcagacacacacacacacacaccacacacaccacacacacacacacacacacgcacgtacgCAGCCATGGAAGAACAATGGTGGTTTCTCACCTAAGAAATTTCACTTCTGTATTATAACAGGTTGATTTACAAGAAATACACATTCGCCTTGACTCATGACAGCAAGCACACGTATGATtatgaataaatggacattgTTCCGTCATtgtataaaatatttaattattctAAAGTCATGAAACATGTAACTTACAAACATAATGACAGCGCATCATTGACACACTCATTCGACACACAAATAAgtgaaaacatgaataaatctGAGACATATTACAGGTTACAAAACCTTGAAATGAAACACtatgaaatgttttgatattAGTCAGAGCCCTAATATTGACATTTAACTTAGCAGATTGATTTTAAGGTATCAGGGATCGTTTTCATAGATATGATGGGGGCTCAGATCTGGCGCCTCCCTGGATGTTCTTGCAGAGTGGACACCTCGTACTGACACCAGGAGAGATGAGTTATTAGACTCATCAGAGCGAATATGTAGCGTCacatattcatttttattgcGTGTTATCATTTTTTATGTGCACATGCGGTATTCTTACCTTTACACCCGGCTCTCGATGCTACATAGATGATCATCACCACGATGACTAACACCACGATTCCAACAATGCGTAACGCATAGTGGGGGAAAGCAGGTCCTGGAGGATAAAAGAGTGACATTTGACTAAGCATCAAAGAAGCATCGATGTATGTAGATTTAGTTTGTGTGCAAAGAGAAAACAGCTTTTATCCCATACCATTTTTCTCAATACAACATTATAATCAACATAATCTGAAAAACAGGTCAGATTGTTTATAGTAGTGACACAGATTCAGTCTGATTGTTTGGGAAATTATGACAATTTCTAGATTAATAATTTAGGAGTTGGAAATAGTTTAAAAAGAATCGCTCACCAGGGTCAGAGACAAAGACGTTGATGTTGTGGCTCGCGCTGCCTCCACCCCGACACTGATACTCACCTGAGTCGCTCTTAAGAATCTTTTTAAAGACCAAATATGATATCCCTTGTGAATCGTTTAGTTTTTTCCACTCTGTTTCGATGAGGCTGCCACTGCTGACATTGACAGGGACATCAGTTTCCCCTCGTTTAAACCAGGAGACTGTTGGCGGTGAGTTGTTGCAGAAAACAACTGTGCAGTTAATCCTCAGTTCTTCCCCAACAGACGCTTTATACACTGTGTTGCGGCGCACTCTGATTTCATCTTCACAAACTTCACCTGcaaaaggaaaatgacaaaacatacAGATAAAACATGACTGGACAGTTCTTCTCACTTAAAAGCAAATATAATAGTAAATGAACAGTGTCACCAATTAGTCTGTGGACTACAGTTCTGAAGCCTCGAGCGTTCAAGCCACGACTTTGCAATCACAAGGTCTCCACAGCCTAAAGCAAACCCCGCTTCATCGCCTAGTTTACTCTGAATCGAGTCGTCATTTATAAAATCAGCATCATGCTGTATTTAAGAAGACTTGAAAACAAGGGACTAAACATTGATGAATGTGATTTTGGGACCCAAAGCCAAAGTCATGCATACATTTTTCTATACTTGAATAATTTAAAAGGTTCTTCACTGTATGTTTGATCATCAGCTGTATCTCCAAGTGTCTTTCACTGACTGTAAAGAATCCGGATGTAAAACTCAACCTCAAGCACTCAATAGGAAGGCAGTGAAACTAATCGAATGTTTTGAAAATCAGTCAGTGGGAGTGGTACGGAGTTATAATCAACAACATCATAATCAACATAACCAGAAAACAGGTCAGATTGTTTATTTGCCACAAAAATAGTGACACAGCTTCAGTCTGATTGTTTGGGAAATAATGACGACTTCTAAATGAATCATTGAGGAGTAAGAAATAGTTAAAAAGAATCGCTCACCAGAGACAGAGACGTTGATGTTGTGGCTCATGCTGCCTCCACTCCGACACTGATACTCACCTGAGTCGCTCATATGAATCTTTTTAAAGACCAAATACGATATCCCTCGTGAATCGTCTAGTTTTTTCCACTCTGTTTTGATGAGGCTGCTACTGCCAACATTGACATAAGTTTCCCCTGGTTTAAACCAGGAGACTGTTGGTGGTGAGTTGTTGCAGAAAACAACTGTGCAGTTAATCCTCAGTTCTTCCCCAACAGAAGCTTTATACACTGTGTTGCGGCGCACTCTGATTTCAACTTCACAATCTTCACCTGcaaaaggaaaatgacaaaacatacAGATAAAACATAAACGGACAGTTCTTCTCACTTAGAAgcaaatataatataaaatgaaCAGCCTCGAGTTTTCAAGCCACGACTTCACAATCACAAGGTCTCCACGGCCAGGATGTGAAACTCAACCTCAAGCACTCAATAGGAAGGCAGTGAAACtaatcaaacattttgaaaatcagTCAGCGGGAGTGGTACGGAGGGAAATCAGATCACAGACAACGTTTGATGGTTTTTGTCAATGCTGCAGCTGTGACCATCAGACTGAATATTCAGGTCAGGAAGTCACCCGTAGTACCTTTGTGGTTAGAGCGCTCTTCTGCCTCGGGTTCTCTACTACCGGAAACAACTTGTCTTAATATAATTAAGTTTACATAACAAAACTGTAATGTCAGGTTTAGATCAGGGTGTGCCCATCTCAATAAAGGAGAGAAATTTGGGAGAAAGTGCCGCAAAAGATCTGCTCAAATAACAAAGACTGCCCAGGGAAAATGACAAATGGACCAAAGTAAAGCTCATTTTCATGATATTTCTACAACCTTAAATAGTTTTATAAAAGTTATGGCTGATATATTTCATCACCTATACATACTCACTTAAATTGACCTCAACCTAATGAACGTTAATCCATTTCCGTGTTGAGATTTCACGCTGCGTTGTTGAGTCTTTGGGTCTATCTAGACGATTAGCTGTATTTGTAATTACATTAAAAACCTTTTGAGTCTTTAAATCCTTTAACACTGCAAAACACACGTAAACGgcagaaagacaaaaaacaacgtAACAACGACCTCCTCTGATTGATGGATGAATATAGAATAACAAAGACTTACTATAAGCTTCCAAATGGACAAGGAGCGCCGCTAAGATGGACACGTGAAGGATCGTCAGGCAGCAGTTAAGTCTCATGGTGGCAACACTTCAAGTACAAGCTACCCTGTTTTGTAGAGAAACTAATACTGCAGGTCTGCTCTATATACCGCGGTAAGTGACATGTGGTttatgtcacttcctgtttcaaatTACCCATGGTCTGTGCGTTTGCGTCCCCCCATCACAGAATATGTTATACAAATCTAAAGACCCTTAAGGTACACATCACAGCccaaaaaggacatttttggCACACACACCTTTGAGTAAACAGCACAAAAGGGAGTCAGCGGTGATTGCATCATATATTCTTCATTCGAATCAAACAAGTTATGGATACACGTGTCATTTGATTGCACAAAATGATGAGATTATTATTACATTCTCTATTAAACAGTTAAAGAAACACAGTCGGCCTAAAAGGTTGAGAAACAAAATCGCAGATGCTCAGTAGTCATTCACAGAGTCAGAAAATGAGTCAACAGTTAAAAT encodes the following:
- the LOC115576839 gene encoding obscurin-like encodes the protein MRLNCCLTILHVSILAALLVHLEAYSEDCEVEIRVRRNTVYKASVGEELRINCTVVFCNNSPPTVSWFKPGETYVNVGSSSLIKTEWKKLDDSRGISYLVFKKIHMSDSGEYQCRSGGSMSHNINVSVSGEVCEDEIRVRRNTVYKASVGEELRINCTVVFCNNSPPTVSWFKRGETDVPVNVSSGSLIETEWKKLNDSQGISYLVFKKILKSDSGEYQCRGGGSASHNINVFVSDPGPAFPHYALRIVGIVVLVIVVMIIYVASRAGCKVRGVHSARTSREAPDLSPHHIYENDP